In the Syngnathus scovelli strain Florida chromosome 16, RoL_Ssco_1.2, whole genome shotgun sequence genome, one interval contains:
- the micall2a gene encoding MICAL-like protein 2a, whose product MSAIQALEQWCRSQCDGYRDVNITNMTTSFRSGLAFCALIHKHRPDLIDYDSLRMEDVFENNKLAFQVAEEELGIPALLDAEDMVALRIPDRLSILTYVSQYYNYFKVPQAKKNLPVAPKASATKPAVKNQAPSPVASRMSPKLAKADSEERNSNKSGTLNSKCVTCKGHVHLVQRHFVDGKLFHRRCFICCECSGTLHAGGYKAGKNPDTFVCRVHPEKASEPSTGAQVKPAASLSENLIGIQPAPSCKPVQPVPPTQCWTTSAQKTQAARQNFLQAAPPPPAAFPQWPQIEMRKKLAEQNCNNNNKRPFTIRSAERRFGGESSPAESSTAPKVKSSTNPAKNFHPEAIKCSNARPPTDADPPPKCQHVESKAEVPRKDAESAGKEHQYDFMSTSFSSVPLSPAKKRSEPSGQRSPVKSTTKWPTTESIRLPTCKGDVLSGAKKGKYLSPTNAPGAEMRSPSRQSYHIPAERIESELDQIEKSLVLLEREGVELERKLRRCEEEGGGDLLMDPLMVDWFKLIRKKQMFIRKESELVYTARTQELERQQPRVEQELRRLLEKPDHVKSSEERAREKMLMCNLMEIVDGRNAIVKVLDDDRLRELAEDEQLNTMMTNLGIKKGKPKRKSSISKLFGRRRKRRVE is encoded by the exons ATGTCTGCCATCCAGGCTCTGGAGCAGTGGTGCCGGTCTCAGTGTGACGGCTACCGGGATGTGAATATCACCAACATGACCACGTCGTTCCGGAGCGGACTGGCTTTCTGTGCCCTCATCCACAAACACAGACCAGACCTCAT TGATTACGACTCTCTCCGCATGGAAGACGTGTTTGAGAACAACAAGCTG GCTTTTCAAGTGGCTGAGGAGGAATTGGGTATCCCCGCTCTGCTGGACGCGGAGGACATGGTGGCCTTAAGGATCCCCGACAGACTGAGCATTCTCACCTACGTCTCTCAGTACTACAACTACTTTAAAGTGCCCCAAGCGAAGAAAAATCTCCCAGTGGCCCCCAAAGCCTCGGCAACCAAACCCGCCGTTAAGAATCAGGCTCCTTCCCCTGTCGCCAGCCGGATGTCTCCCAAGCTGGCGAAAGCTGACTCTGAG GAGCGGAACAGCAACAAAAGTGGAACGCTCAACAGCAAATGTGTGACCTGCAAAGGTCACGTTCATCTTGTCCAACGACATTTTGTGGATGGGAAACTCTTTCACAGGCGCTGTTTCAT TTGCTGTGAATGTTCAGGCACACTTCACGCCGGAGGCTACAAAGCTGGGAAGAATCCCGACACTTTTGTTTGCCGCGTACACCCCGAGAAGGCTTCTGAACCTTCCACCGGGGCTCAGGTCAAGCCTGCGGCCAGCTTGTCAGAAAACCTCATCGGCATCCAGCCTGCACCTTCTTGCAAGCCCGTCCAGCCAGTCCCTCCGACTCAATGCTGGACGACCTCGGCTCAGAAAACTCAAGCGGCCCGGCAGAACTTTCTCCAAGCAGCGCCGCCGCCTCCTGCAGCGTTCCCGCAATGGCCGCAAATCGAGATGAGAAAGAAACTGGCCGAGCAAAACtgcaataataacaacaaaCGTCCGTTTACGATCCGCTCAGCGGAGAGACG CTTTGGAGGAGAGTCCAGTCCAGCTGAAAGTTCCACTGCGCCAAAGGtcaaaagcagcacaaatccAGCAAAGAATTTTCATCCCGAGGCGATCAAATGCAGCAACGCGAGACCACCGACGGACGCAG ATCCTCCTCCCAAGTGTCAACATGTGGAAAGCAAAGCCGAGGTGCCAAG AAAAGACGCCGAATCTGCTGGAAAAGAACATCAGTATGACTTCATGTCCACGTCTTTCTCCAGCGTCCCCTTAAGTCCTGCCAAAAAGAGAT CTGAGCCTTCCGGGCAGCGCTCGCCTGTCAAATCCACGACAAAATGGCCAACTACAGAATCCATTCGCTTGCCGACCTGCAAGGGAGACGTCCTGTCAG GCGCTAAAAAGGGAAAGTATTTGTCACCCACCAACGCTCCCGGCGCAGAAATGAGGTCACCCTCG CGCCAGTCTTATCACATCCCGGCGGAGCGGATTGAGAGCGAGCTGGACCAGATCGAGAAGAGCCTGGTGCTGCTGGAGAGAGAAGGTGTGGAGCTGGAGAGGAAACTCCGCCGCTGCGAGGAAG AGGGCGGGGGCGACCTGCTGATGGATCCCCTGATGGTTGACTGGTTCAAGCTCATCCGAAAGAAGCAAATGTTCATCAGGAAGGAGTCTGAACTTGTCTACAC AGCAAGGACTCAGGAGCTGGAGCGCCAACAGCCACGTGTTGAGCAGGAACTTCGCAGGCTCCTGGAAAAGCCAG ATCACGTCAAGTCGTCCGAGGAGCGAGCCCGTGAGAAGATGCTGATGTGCAACCTGATGGAAATTGTGGATGGTAGGAACGCCATCGTGAAGGTCCTGGATGACGACCGCCTCAG GGAATTGGCGGAGGATGAGCAGCTAAACACAATGATGACAAATTTGG GAATAAAGAAAGGCAAACCTAAAAGGAAATCCTCCATCTCAAAACTGTTTGGTCGAAGACGTAAGCGACGAGTGGAATAA